A genomic stretch from Aerococcaceae bacterium zg-1292 includes:
- a CDS encoding RluA family pseudouridine synthase, with protein sequence MTQFKLEGQSGRLDKILVELMPDESRSTIQKMIKQGLVLVNKHIEKANYQLVGNEIIEINNVNQAEPMQETPALVAENIPLDIVYEDEDVIVINKSAGMVVHPSKGHYSGTLVHALLYHLGHQNLAFPDDSVRPGLVHRIDKDTSGLLVVAKNNVAHQLLSEQLENHSMGRTYVALVHGTIKEPEGSIEVPIRRDQHNRLRWAAHSEGKYALTYFKVLERFTDSTLVELQLATGRTHQIRVHMEYIGHPLVGDPVYRVGVGQLKGPLTRMSQGQLLHARLIQFRHPITDKLLQFEVPLPEYFTDVLKTLTSIEQ encoded by the coding sequence ATGACACAATTTAAACTAGAAGGACAATCAGGACGGTTAGATAAAATATTAGTCGAATTAATGCCTGATGAGAGTCGTTCGACGATTCAAAAGATGATTAAACAAGGATTGGTACTTGTTAATAAACACATTGAAAAAGCTAACTATCAGTTGGTCGGCAACGAAATAATTGAAATAAATAACGTTAATCAAGCCGAACCAATGCAAGAGACTCCTGCATTAGTTGCAGAAAACATTCCACTAGATATTGTTTACGAAGATGAGGATGTCATTGTGATTAATAAATCCGCAGGCATGGTCGTTCATCCTTCAAAGGGGCATTATTCAGGGACATTGGTTCATGCATTATTATATCATTTAGGACATCAAAACTTAGCTTTTCCAGATGATAGTGTGCGACCTGGTTTAGTGCATCGTATTGATAAAGATACGTCAGGCTTACTAGTTGTAGCGAAAAACAACGTGGCTCATCAATTATTAAGTGAGCAATTGGAAAATCATTCAATGGGACGCACGTACGTGGCATTAGTTCACGGTACGATTAAAGAACCAGAAGGTTCGATTGAAGTCCCAATTCGTCGCGACCAACATAATCGTTTACGGTGGGCAGCCCATTCAGAGGGAAAATATGCATTGACCTATTTTAAGGTATTAGAACGCTTTACTGACAGCACACTTGTGGAATTACAGTTAGCAACTGGACGGACCCATCAAATTCGTGTTCATATGGAATATATTGGACATCCGCTCGTAGGAGACCCAGTATATCGTGTCGGCGTTGGACAATTAAAAGGGCCATTAACACGTATGAGTCAAGGGCAGTTACTACATGCACGGTTGATTCAATTTAGGCACCCGATAACGGATAAATTGCTTCAATTTGAAGTACCGCTGCCAGAATACTTTACCGATGTGCTTAAAACGCTCACTTCCATTGAACAATAA
- a CDS encoding YkyA family protein: MKRLKQIILCLAIPLFIAACDNSIERANNAIGLIQDQMTKLVNELYEVQNLENQLQGHFEEDLKKSGDNLSYFNQEDILVIKNTSLRLEHLTAMEKAAEELEKLIPELINGRKNNALPMKDFESIDKMIQSMKIDLTTYITEYRKNIALEKQTFHSIGNPKIDYNNFFKVFDNINKLSETNLYNLDRLLVHFEPINQLIVDTKVKVVTLLESK, from the coding sequence ATGAAAAGACTAAAACAAATCATACTGTGCTTGGCGATTCCATTATTTATCGCTGCCTGTGATAACTCAATTGAACGTGCTAATAATGCGATTGGACTCATTCAAGATCAAATGACCAAATTAGTGAATGAGTTATACGAAGTACAGAACCTAGAAAACCAGCTACAAGGTCATTTTGAAGAAGATTTAAAAAAATCAGGTGATAATTTAAGTTACTTTAATCAAGAAGATATCTTGGTTATAAAAAATACAAGCTTACGATTAGAGCATTTAACAGCCATGGAAAAAGCAGCTGAAGAATTAGAAAAATTGATACCGGAATTAATTAATGGCAGAAAAAATAATGCGTTGCCGATGAAAGACTTTGAATCCATCGATAAAATGATTCAGTCGATGAAAATCGATTTAACCACTTATATTACTGAATATCGCAAAAACATTGCTTTAGAAAAACAGACATTTCATTCCATTGGTAATCCAAAGATTGATTATAACAACTTTTTCAAAGTGTTTGATAATATCAATAAATTATCAGAAACTAATCTCTATAATTTAGATCGCTTATTAGTTCATTTTGAACCGATTAATCAACTGATTGTCGATACTAAAGTTAAAGTTGTCACACTATTAGAAAGTAAGTAG
- a CDS encoding DUF2786 domain-containing protein, with amino-acid sequence MSVNDKILDKIRNLLKLAEDGANDEESQTALIMAQKLMLKHKISQNELNESGQNEIVLKSLSVYKRLFWWEKILATVIAQNFRVMLYVQSNRLPYQAATVRKIVYLGYPEDTELAYEVFHLAAESMKYHASYHLKSLQAENPSVSTAYLRKAYYKGFIDGLSEKFEQQRRQMQSENAVYEIMVQVPRDVKEAFEEQVRGKRKLKYTAPKFSKENAAYSEGYQKGSQLSLTKDYLGDGSE; translated from the coding sequence ATGAGTGTCAATGATAAAATACTCGATAAAATTAGAAATTTACTAAAACTTGCTGAAGATGGAGCCAATGATGAAGAGAGCCAAACTGCACTCATTATGGCACAAAAATTGATGTTGAAACATAAGATTTCGCAAAATGAATTGAATGAATCTGGGCAAAATGAAATTGTTTTGAAATCATTATCAGTTTATAAGCGTTTATTTTGGTGGGAAAAGATACTCGCAACTGTCATTGCTCAAAATTTTCGTGTGATGTTATATGTTCAAAGTAATCGACTGCCTTATCAGGCTGCCACAGTTCGTAAAATTGTGTATCTGGGTTATCCGGAAGATACTGAACTAGCATATGAAGTATTTCATTTAGCAGCTGAAAGTATGAAGTATCACGCTAGCTATCACTTGAAATCGCTGCAAGCAGAAAACCCATCGGTTTCGACAGCCTATTTACGTAAAGCTTATTATAAAGGTTTTATTGATGGATTGAGTGAAAAATTTGAGCAACAACGTCGTCAAATGCAATCGGAAAATGCTGTTTATGAGATAATGGTACAAGTTCCTCGTGACGTAAAGGAAGCATTTGAAGAACAGGTAAGAGGTAAACGTAAATTAAAATATACTGCACCAAAATTTTCGAAAGAAAATGCTGCATATTCAGAAGGGTATCAAAAAGGCTCACAGTTAAGTTTGACGAAGGATTATCTTGGTGATGGCAGCGAATAA
- the lspA gene encoding signal peptidase II: MIIGLCVAFFIIMIDQLVKYWTINHIGLHQSLPGIPNVFDFFYIQNTGASWGIFSGQFKLFFIITLLVVGYLLYLLYKTTSKQKLSRIAYGLLIGGALGNFIDRLLNGYVIDMFRLLFINFPIFNVADIALTVGVLMLILLLILDKEQVNDTI, from the coding sequence ATGATTATCGGTTTATGTGTGGCATTTTTTATTATTATGATTGATCAACTCGTTAAATATTGGACAATTAACCATATTGGGTTGCATCAATCTTTACCTGGAATCCCAAATGTATTTGATTTTTTCTATATTCAAAATACGGGGGCCAGTTGGGGGATATTTTCAGGACAATTCAAGTTATTCTTTATCATTACACTATTAGTTGTCGGGTACTTATTATATTTACTTTATAAAACGACATCGAAACAAAAATTGAGTCGCATTGCATACGGTTTGTTAATCGGTGGTGCATTAGGGAATTTTATTGATCGACTACTAAATGGTTATGTCATTGATATGTTTCGATTATTATTCATTAATTTCCCGATTTTTAATGTTGCAGACATCGCGTTGACAGTGGGTGTATTGATGTTGATATTATTATTGATTTTAGATAAGGAGCAAGTTAATGACACAATTTAA
- a CDS encoding IS1634 family transposase translates to MRVRTVKSSNGSIYYAVIRDIKKENGKRSTQIVENLGSHKKLLQEHPEMDPMDYAKQVARELTEKENEGKITFIHQYDTKRLIKLGESNGFDVGQLFLDKIFYELKLDKLCKTLKGSSKISFDLTAILKMLISTRILYPGSKRSFLTLAKNYLTPPDIDLHQIYRGLDLLSKNMEKIQQHAYLASKEVVKRDTQVLFYDCTNYFFEIEEEDNFRKYGVSKEHRPNPIIQMGLFMDGSGMPLAFSLFEGNKNEINSLKPIEKQIIKDFELSDLIVCTDAGLSSFANKRFNSLQNRHYITTHSIKKMKRDLAEWALSPEGWKIFDGDSTTKKKDKMLYHLDDVNRQIQAYRDGKTSPEGLRLMNATFYKESWERRELSPEEKQHHLKPFEERYIVTYSPKYQQYQANIRERQINRALKKLEQTDPMKNTNPHSPNRFVKTEYVTENGEVVKLIYRINQEAIDKEAQYDGFYCVATNLESSIESIVGINKQRWEIEECFRILKTEFKSRPVYLSRENRIRAHFLTCFLSLLVYRILEQRMKDYTVSEIIQTLRGMRIAKIAEEAFVPQYTRTEITDKLHEISGFRTDYEFIEKKSFKKIERQIKSGK, encoded by the coding sequence ATGCGAGTTCGAACAGTCAAATCTTCTAATGGTTCCATTTATTATGCAGTTATCCGAGATATAAAGAAAGAAAATGGTAAACGCTCTACACAAATTGTTGAGAATTTAGGTAGTCATAAAAAGCTTCTTCAAGAGCACCCTGAAATGGATCCAATGGATTACGCCAAACAAGTAGCGCGTGAACTAACGGAAAAAGAAAATGAAGGTAAAATCACCTTCATTCACCAATATGACACGAAAAGATTGATTAAACTCGGCGAGTCCAACGGTTTTGATGTAGGTCAACTTTTCCTAGATAAAATATTTTACGAGCTTAAACTCGATAAGTTATGTAAGACACTCAAAGGCTCGTCTAAGATTAGCTTTGATTTAACTGCCATCTTAAAAATGTTGATATCCACTCGCATTCTTTACCCAGGATCTAAACGTAGTTTCCTTACCTTAGCTAAGAACTATTTAACACCTCCTGATATTGATCTACATCAAATCTATCGAGGGTTAGATCTACTCTCTAAGAACATGGAAAAAATACAACAACACGCTTACCTGGCAAGTAAAGAGGTTGTAAAACGCGATACTCAGGTGCTTTTTTACGATTGCACGAACTATTTCTTTGAAATTGAAGAGGAAGATAATTTTCGTAAATATGGAGTGAGTAAAGAACATCGCCCAAACCCTATTATCCAAATGGGATTGTTTATGGACGGATCTGGTATGCCACTAGCTTTCTCGCTCTTTGAAGGGAATAAAAATGAAATCAACTCTCTTAAGCCGATAGAGAAGCAAATCATTAAAGATTTTGAATTGTCTGATCTTATTGTCTGTACGGATGCAGGATTGAGTTCCTTTGCGAACAAACGATTTAATAGTCTCCAAAACCGTCACTATATTACGACGCATTCCATTAAAAAAATGAAAAGGGATCTCGCTGAATGGGCATTAAGTCCAGAGGGGTGGAAGATTTTTGATGGCGATTCAACAACAAAGAAAAAAGATAAAATGCTCTATCATCTTGATGATGTCAACAGACAAATTCAAGCCTATCGTGACGGAAAGACCTCTCCTGAAGGATTACGATTAATGAATGCGACTTTTTATAAGGAATCTTGGGAACGGAGAGAACTTAGTCCCGAGGAAAAACAACATCATCTTAAACCATTTGAAGAACGCTATATTGTCACATATTCTCCAAAATATCAACAGTATCAAGCAAATATTCGAGAAAGACAAATTAATCGGGCTTTGAAAAAATTAGAACAAACAGATCCGATGAAAAACACTAATCCCCATTCGCCTAATCGGTTCGTTAAAACGGAGTATGTAACAGAAAATGGGGAAGTAGTGAAGCTAATTTATCGAATCAATCAAGAAGCCATAGATAAAGAAGCGCAATATGATGGATTTTATTGCGTCGCAACCAATTTAGAAAGTTCGATCGAATCAATTGTTGGTATCAATAAACAACGTTGGGAAATTGAAGAGTGTTTCCGAATTTTAAAGACTGAATTTAAAAGTCGTCCGGTATATTTAAGTCGCGAGAATCGCATTCGTGCTCATTTTTTGACATGTTTCCTTTCATTATTGGTTTATCGAATTTTGGAACAACGGATGAAGGACTATACTGTTAGTGAGATTATACAAACATTGCGTGGGATGAGGATTGCAAAAATAGCCGAAGAAGCTTTTGTACCACAGTATACACGCACCGAGATTACTGATAAATTACATGAAATCAGTGGCTTCAGAACAGATTATGAATTCATAGAGAAAAAATCTTTTAAAAAAATTGAAAGACAGATAAAATCGGGGAAATAG
- a CDS encoding class I SAM-dependent methyltransferase: MAANKRMDEWLGIDTSYVLESHLKQGKWYYNRTESTDYKVLDCLFDRLKWTKDDVLVDVGAGTGRVLCYSALRLGIAVKGIEYAEEVVRIARDNFDSFMKKHKVPTPICIIQKKIEQYAILPEDTIFYFFNPFTVILVRPFIFNVMESFEQYPRRIQCIFYYPDTEVLSFMQYHTHFELTQEILLDEYCQDTREKIVIFELKTSGNH, from the coding sequence ATGGCAGCGAATAAACGCATGGATGAATGGTTAGGGATTGATACCAGTTATGTATTAGAGTCACATTTAAAACAAGGCAAATGGTACTACAATCGTACTGAATCAACGGATTACAAAGTGCTGGATTGTTTATTTGACCGATTGAAGTGGACTAAAGACGATGTTTTAGTCGATGTAGGTGCTGGAACAGGTAGAGTACTTTGTTATTCGGCTTTACGTCTAGGCATTGCAGTAAAGGGCATTGAATATGCTGAAGAAGTAGTTCGTATTGCTAGGGACAATTTTGATTCCTTTATGAAAAAGCATAAGGTACCCACACCAATTTGTATTATTCAGAAAAAAATTGAACAGTATGCTATCTTACCAGAAGACACTATTTTTTATTTTTTCAATCCCTTTACAGTCATTTTGGTCCGACCGTTTATTTTTAATGTGATGGAATCTTTTGAACAATATCCGCGGCGGATTCAGTGTATTTTTTATTATCCGGATACTGAAGTGCTAAGTTTTATGCAGTATCATACTCATTTTGAATTAACACAGGAAATTTTGCTGGATGAGTATTGTCAGGATACTAGAGAAAAAATAGTGATTTTTGAACTAAAGACTAGTGGGAACCACTGA
- a CDS encoding HAD family phosphatase yields the protein MVRLIAIDLDGTLLNNQGLITKENIEALHFAHQKGVKIVICTGRPYFSMKDFVSEIGLNSEDDFIITFNGGLVQKAADGEIIKQHILTTHDLKRWDDLTQQLALPLNLIDQSFVYEPHQYPENHPSVYLDERKNLATRFMNFDEFDVEHEFNKFVICCEPDYLNQQIKLIPEMFLIDYSVFKSRTNLLEIVEKSVTKGNILLELANYLHIDAQDLMAIGDQENDLTMIEAAGIGVAMENAVDSVKEAAQYITASNDNNGVAQAIYHYIK from the coding sequence ATGGTAAGACTTATCGCAATTGATTTGGACGGCACATTGTTAAATAATCAAGGTCTGATTACAAAAGAAAATATTGAAGCATTACATTTTGCACATCAAAAAGGTGTAAAAATTGTAATTTGTACAGGACGTCCGTATTTCTCAATGAAAGACTTTGTCTCTGAAATAGGACTAAATTCTGAAGATGATTTTATTATTACATTTAATGGCGGTCTTGTTCAAAAAGCTGCCGATGGCGAAATTATTAAGCAACACATATTAACGACGCATGATTTGAAGCGTTGGGATGATTTAACACAGCAATTGGCGCTACCGCTCAATCTGATTGACCAATCATTCGTTTATGAACCACATCAATATCCTGAAAATCATCCATCTGTTTACTTAGATGAGCGAAAAAATTTAGCGACACGTTTTATGAACTTTGATGAGTTTGATGTAGAGCATGAATTCAATAAGTTTGTCATTTGTTGCGAACCAGATTATTTAAACCAGCAAATTAAATTAATTCCGGAAATGTTTTTAATTGACTATTCTGTCTTTAAGTCGCGGACAAATTTATTGGAAATCGTCGAAAAATCAGTCACAAAAGGTAATATTTTATTAGAATTGGCGAACTACTTACACATTGATGCACAAGATTTAATGGCCATTGGGGACCAGGAAAATGATTTAACCATGATTGAAGCAGCAGGTATAGGTGTAGCAATGGAAAATGCCGTAGATTCAGTTAAAGAAGCTGCACAATATATAACTGCATCGAATGATAATAATGGTGTCGCGCAAGCTATTTACCACTATATTAAGTAA
- the nth gene encoding endonuclease III, with product MLSKKRARKVIEEIIALYPDVPPSLNFTNPFELVVAVALSAQTTDVAVNKVTPALFKRFPTPYEMAVVPPSEIEPYIATLGLYRNKAKFLQKCAQQLVENFNGEVPQTRKELMSLAGVGRKTANVVLSVGFGIPAFAVDTHVSRICKHHKIVKQTATELEIEQRVCDVLPPELWLKAHQAMIYFGREVCHPKNPQCHLYPQLYE from the coding sequence ATGTTATCTAAAAAGAGAGCAAGAAAAGTTATTGAAGAAATTATTGCCTTATATCCAGATGTTCCACCGAGTTTAAATTTTACTAATCCATTTGAATTAGTTGTTGCTGTAGCCCTCAGTGCGCAAACCACGGATGTTGCTGTTAATAAAGTGACTCCGGCTTTATTTAAACGATTTCCCACTCCATACGAAATGGCAGTAGTGCCCCCTAGTGAGATTGAACCATATATTGCTACTCTCGGGTTGTATCGTAACAAAGCAAAATTTCTACAAAAATGCGCCCAACAACTAGTGGAAAATTTTAATGGTGAGGTTCCACAAACACGAAAGGAATTAATGTCCCTTGCAGGTGTAGGTAGAAAAACAGCCAATGTAGTCCTTAGTGTAGGGTTTGGTATACCGGCTTTTGCGGTGGACACCCATGTCTCACGCATTTGTAAACATCATAAAATTGTTAAACAAACTGCTACTGAATTAGAGATTGAACAGCGAGTATGCGACGTTTTACCTCCTGAATTATGGCTTAAAGCTCATCAAGCCATGATATATTTTGGACGTGAAGTCTGTCACCCGAAAAATCCACAATGCCATTTGTATCCCCAATTGTACGAATAG
- the ftsY gene encoding signal recognition particle-docking protein FtsY — MGLFDRIRRAFTGEDKVVEELEKQQSEEQIVLDTYDKGLEKTRKSFSQRINDLFSSFRELDEEFYEDLEEAFISADVGFQMTMALTDAIRDELETRGVTKAEDVKQVMLEKMVQIYEKDGEEKAHINLNPAGPTVILFVGVNGVGKTTSVGKIGYQLAQEGHKVLLAAADTFRAGAIEQLNVWGERLNIPVVTGKAQSDPASVVFDAVKRANAEHFDYLLVDTAGRLQTKANLMQELAKIKRIIERENPNGVQEVFLALDATTGQNALIQAKQFNEATEITGLVLTKLDGTAKGGVVLSIRHELDIPVKYIGLGEKATDLQQFDAEQYMYSLIKDVLEAQA; from the coding sequence ATGGGATTATTTGATCGTATTCGTCGCGCCTTTACTGGTGAGGACAAAGTTGTTGAAGAATTAGAAAAACAACAGTCGGAAGAACAGATTGTATTAGATACGTATGACAAAGGGTTGGAAAAGACACGTAAGAGCTTTTCCCAGCGTATCAATGACTTGTTTAGCAGTTTTCGTGAGTTAGATGAGGAGTTTTACGAAGATTTAGAAGAAGCATTTATCAGTGCAGATGTTGGCTTTCAAATGACAATGGCATTAACCGATGCGATTCGCGATGAATTAGAAACGCGAGGTGTGACGAAAGCTGAAGATGTTAAACAAGTGATGTTAGAAAAGATGGTTCAAATCTATGAAAAAGATGGCGAAGAAAAAGCGCACATCAATTTAAATCCTGCTGGGCCTACAGTAATATTATTCGTAGGGGTTAATGGTGTCGGTAAAACGACGTCAGTTGGTAAAATTGGTTATCAACTGGCACAAGAAGGGCATAAAGTGTTATTAGCAGCAGCGGATACGTTTAGAGCAGGGGCTATCGAGCAATTAAACGTATGGGGTGAACGCTTAAATATACCAGTGGTAACAGGTAAAGCGCAAAGCGACCCAGCTTCTGTAGTGTTTGATGCTGTAAAACGTGCTAATGCAGAACACTTTGATTATTTATTAGTTGATACGGCAGGGCGTTTACAAACAAAAGCGAATCTCATGCAAGAATTAGCAAAAATTAAGCGTATCATCGAACGTGAAAATCCGAATGGCGTTCAAGAAGTCTTTTTAGCCTTGGATGCAACAACTGGTCAAAACGCATTAATTCAGGCGAAGCAATTCAATGAAGCGACAGAAATTACGGGTCTTGTTTTAACGAAATTAGATGGCACCGCAAAAGGTGGGGTAGTCTTATCCATTCGTCATGAATTAGATATCCCCGTAAAATATATCGGACTGGGTGAGAAAGCGACAGACTTACAACAATTTGATGCTGAGCAGTATATGTATAGTCTCATAAAAGATGTGTTAGAAGCACAAGCATAA
- a CDS encoding Gfo/Idh/MocA family oxidoreductase, whose translation MINVGIIGAGNIATKMAKTIKGVEKAVAYAIASRDGERALAFAEEYDFKKAYNSYDALVRDENIDLVYIATPHNFHYEHAKLALENGKHVLCEKTVTLNATQFKKLTAIAFERHLTFVEAIWTRFMPMHQQLKMLLDEGVIGEPQILYGNLSYYLEHVERMYDPNLAGGALLDLGVYPVHYALSLFGNDYQSIQSTMTKTELGVDRHTAITLQYPDGKIAQLMCSMNAFEQSSKILGTNGRIETTGIHHIEEIRVYDKDNHCTQVLTRPDDIGGFEFELAETIKMIEEQNIESDIVTHEDSLAVMNVLDTVRQQHHFVYPDEMDE comes from the coding sequence ATGATTAATGTAGGAATTATTGGAGCTGGAAATATCGCAACAAAAATGGCAAAAACAATTAAAGGCGTAGAAAAAGCTGTCGCATACGCAATCGCCTCTCGCGATGGTGAACGCGCACTCGCCTTTGCGGAAGAATATGACTTTAAAAAAGCCTATAATTCGTATGATGCGTTAGTACGTGACGAAAATATTGACCTAGTTTATATCGCGACACCACATAATTTTCACTATGAACATGCAAAATTAGCGCTCGAAAACGGTAAACATGTATTGTGCGAAAAAACCGTTACACTTAATGCTACCCAATTTAAAAAATTAACTGCCATTGCATTTGAACGTCACTTAACGTTTGTTGAAGCGATATGGACGCGTTTTATGCCAATGCATCAACAATTAAAAATGTTATTAGATGAAGGTGTCATCGGCGAACCGCAAATTTTATATGGCAACTTAAGTTATTATTTAGAACATGTAGAACGAATGTATGACCCCAATTTAGCAGGTGGCGCATTACTCGACTTGGGCGTGTACCCTGTTCATTACGCCCTTTCCTTATTCGGTAATGATTACCAAAGCATCCAGTCAACAATGACAAAGACAGAATTGGGTGTCGACCGCCATACTGCGATTACATTGCAGTACCCTGATGGAAAAATTGCTCAACTAATGTGTTCGATGAATGCCTTTGAGCAATCAAGTAAAATTTTAGGTACAAATGGACGGATTGAAACAACAGGTATACATCATATTGAAGAAATTCGGGTTTATGACAAGGACAATCACTGTACGCAAGTCCTTACACGGCCTGACGATATAGGTGGTTTTGAATTTGAATTGGCGGAGACAATTAAGATGATCGAAGAACAAAACATTGAAAGCGACATCGTGACACACGAAGATTCACTGGCGGTTATGAATGTACTCGATACAGTGCGACAACAACACCATTTTGTATATCCGGATGAAATGGACGAGTAA
- a CDS encoding putative glycoside hydrolase, with the protein MKKQAISLSLVTLLLSACTFFQKPTEEKPTFTSMPKVESKYDQETLNEFDSRRKKGKANRYEGLTILKGNLLNRPDNLPKSLFFDSGINVEYPKEGVKGIYLNSDSVADTNTFNSLLKKVDDTALNAMVLDFKDDYGNIIPALNTTNDLIKKASLGWIDYPSILKTLAEHKIYPIARIVTFKDTVLAKNKPDYAFKTKDGEVWSPNGESFVNPFLKEVWDYNIDIAIEAAKMGFKEIQFDYIRFSDAFVQSESELTYKKGTFENYVSENPDDAGEERVAAITQFLTYARERLAPYGVNVSADIFGYTAVANNSPDVRGIGQHFASMAENVDVISSMIYPSHWGASFFGIEYPNTHPYEVVDEYMHSEKQVLSNVSNKVTSRPWLQDFTDSAAAGPYYEYNTEQVQAQINALASHGIHEFLLWNAAGEYSEGVDYAPEKAAPAQQ; encoded by the coding sequence ATGAAAAAACAAGCAATTTCACTGTCGCTCGTCACACTACTCTTATCTGCATGTACCTTTTTTCAAAAACCGACTGAGGAAAAACCAACCTTTACGTCGATGCCGAAGGTAGAAAGCAAATACGATCAAGAAACACTCAATGAATTTGATAGTCGCCGTAAAAAAGGTAAAGCAAATCGCTATGAAGGCTTAACCATTTTAAAAGGTAATTTACTCAATCGTCCGGATAATTTGCCTAAATCACTCTTTTTTGACAGTGGTATTAATGTCGAATATCCTAAAGAGGGAGTCAAAGGAATCTATTTAAATAGCGATAGCGTTGCGGATACAAACACCTTTAATTCTTTATTAAAGAAAGTAGATGACACTGCATTAAATGCGATGGTACTCGATTTTAAAGATGACTACGGTAATATTATTCCAGCGTTAAATACTACGAATGACTTAATTAAAAAAGCATCACTCGGTTGGATTGACTACCCGTCCATTTTAAAAACATTAGCAGAACACAAAATCTATCCGATTGCACGTATCGTAACCTTTAAAGATACTGTTTTAGCAAAGAATAAGCCAGACTATGCCTTTAAAACTAAAGACGGTGAAGTATGGTCACCCAATGGAGAATCATTCGTAAATCCGTTTTTAAAAGAGGTTTGGGATTATAATATTGATATTGCGATTGAAGCTGCTAAGATGGGTTTTAAAGAAATTCAGTTTGACTACATTCGTTTCTCTGATGCATTTGTCCAAAGCGAAAGCGAATTAACCTATAAAAAAGGAACCTTTGAAAATTATGTATCCGAAAATCCTGATGATGCAGGTGAGGAACGTGTCGCTGCGATTACGCAATTTTTAACCTATGCTAGAGAACGCTTAGCACCTTACGGTGTTAATGTTAGTGCCGATATTTTTGGCTATACGGCTGTGGCTAATAACAGTCCCGATGTTCGTGGAATTGGACAGCATTTTGCCAGTATGGCAGAAAATGTGGATGTTATCTCTTCTATGATTTACCCATCTCACTGGGGAGCATCATTCTTTGGTATTGAGTATCCTAATACCCATCCATATGAAGTGGTGGATGAATATATGCATTCTGAAAAACAAGTATTATCAAATGTATCCAATAAAGTAACATCACGCCCTTGGTTACAGGACTTTACGGATTCAGCAGCTGCTGGACCATATTATGAGTACAATACTGAGCAAGTGCAAGCGCAAATTAATGCCTTAGCCAGTCATGGCATCCATGAATTCTTATTATGGAATGCTGCAGGTGAGTATTCTGAAGGTGTTGATTATGCCCCTGAAAAAGCGGCACCAGCACAACAATAA